The Acidimicrobiia bacterium genomic sequence GCCCCGTGAGCTGAAGGTGCTGATCGCGTGGCCAGCCTCGAGGGCGGCCCGCGGGTCGTGTCGAGCCATCTCGGAGCGAGCCCAGCGCTCGAGACTCTGGGGTCGGCGGGGTGGCCGCAATCCGAAGACCGACCTCGCTGCCACGCCGGGTAGGAACGCGGCGGCCTGGCCGATCCGTGTCGTCGCTGCGGCCACCATCATGAACGCCGAGAAGGCGTAGCGCTCGCGGTTGCCGGGCACGAACTCGGCGCCGGTCGCGCACAGTCCGAGCGCGGCGACCAGCTCCGGATGCCGGCGCCACAGCAGCTGGGCGACCGGACCGCCCATCGAGTAGCCGACGGCGATCACCGGACCGCACGCCTCGCGCTCGATGAGCACGGCGAGGTCGTCGGCACAGTCCGCGAGGGTGAACCGCCGAAACGACCGGATCCCCCGCCCGTGCCCCCGGAGGTCGGGCGCGAGCACCCGGAAATGCTCACCGAGCGAGTCGAAGCACCGGAACCAGTTCAGTCCCCCGCTCGCCAGCCAGCCGTGGATAAGCAGCACGGTGGGCGCGCCGGGCGGACCCTCCACGCGCCGCACGAACGTCGTCCCCCGTCCCCGCAGCCAGACCCGATCTCCGAGCGGCAGCGGAGGCCCAGCGGCGTGACCATTCGGCTCGGGCGCGCCGAGCGGCTCGGGCGGGTCGGCCACCGGCAGCTCCACCCGCGCACGGTAACCCCGGGAGGCTGCGGAAGCGGGGAACGACGACGGCCCGGGCGCGCCGGGCCGCATCACGCGAGCGGCTGGTAGTCCTCCGGTAGCTCCCCGAGTCGGAAGTCGAACTCTCGGACGCCGTCGCGCGAGTCGCTGAGCACGCG encodes the following:
- a CDS encoding alpha/beta hydrolase yields the protein MELPVADPPEPLGAPEPNGHAAGPPLPLGDRVWLRGRGTTFVRRVEGPPGAPTVLLIHGWLASGGLNWFRCFDSLGEHFRVLAPDLRGHGRGIRSFRRFTLADCADDLAVLIEREACGPVIAVGYSMGGPVAQLLWRRHPELVAALGLCATGAEFVPGNRERYAFSAFMMVAAATTRIGQAAAFLPGVAARSVFGLRPPRRPQSLERWARSEMARHDPRAALEAGHAISTFSSRGWAHEIDVPVSVLITARDRAVDPTAQARLALAIPNARASRIDDGHLACAHAEFGRHVTDLCRELGRRVAAASRPRGPEPA